The following nucleotide sequence is from Pseudobutyrivibrio ruminis HUN009.
GATTGTGGTTCCGAAGGTCGAGGGTTCGAACCCCTCTACCCACCCTGTTGCGATAGCAACAAATTGAATAAGGGCAATTAAGTCCTTTGTTGGGCTATCGCCAAGCGGTAAGGCACCAGATTTTGATTCTGGCATTCGCTGGTTCGAATCCAGCTAGCCCAGTTTCTAGTCTATGCCTTTTTCTTTTGGAAATAGTCGCATACCAATTTAATATGGGGTTGTAGCTCAGTTGGTAGAGCACCTGACTTTTAATCAGGTTGTCGGGAGTTCGAGCCTCCTCAGCCTCAGCAAATGAAAAGCCTTCAGATTAGTCTGAAGGCTTTTTTCTTGTATGTATCTATAGTAAGATTATTATATAAAAGTTGAGAAAAAAGCGTTGAGAAAAAAGCATGTGTGACGCATATGTGGGATTATATATGGACATATATCTGAGTTACAATTGAGAAAAATAGAAAAAGGGAAAGAGAGTATTTAATATGGCAGATGATAAGCTAGAATTATTTGAAAATCAACCAATTCGAACTGCATGGGTTGAAGAAGAGGAAGAATGGTATTTTTCGATTGTAGATGTGTGTCAAGTTTTAACGGAAAGTGCTGATGGTAGGAAATATTGGAATAAGTTAAAACAAAGACTTAAAGATGAGGGAAGTGAGTTGGTGACAAAATGTCACCAACTGAAATTAAAGTCTCCCAAAGATGGGAAAAGATATAATACTGACGTGGCAAATACTGAACAGTTACTCCGTATTATTCAATCTATCCCATCAAAAAAAGCGGAACCTTTTAAAATGTGGTTAGCTCAAGTTGGTAGAGAGAGAATAGAGGAGACCATTGACCCAGAGCTTACGATTGATAGAGCTTTAGAAACATATTCTAAACTGGGATATGATGCTGATTGGATTAATCAAAGGTTACAGACAATTAGAGCACGAAAAGAACTAACAGATCAGTGGAAAGCCCATGGTGTGGAACAGGGCAGAGAATTTGCTATTTTGACAGATGAAGTT
It contains:
- a CDS encoding BRO family protein produces the protein MADDKLELFENQPIRTAWVEEEEEWYFSIVDVCQVLTESADGRKYWNKLKQRLKDEGSELVTKCHQLKLKSPKDGKRYNTDVANTEQLLRIIQSIPSKKAEPFKMWLAQVGRERIEETIDPELTIDRALETYSKLGYDADWINQRLQTIRARKELTDQWKAHGVEQGREFAILTDEVTRAWSGMSTRQYKNLKGQKKENLRDNMSTLELALNMLAEATTTELTKVHNPSGLEENQKIAQKGGSVAGNARREIEQETGKSIITSQNAIQLNEAVTQLIEAVSEIDED